The following proteins are encoded in a genomic region of Clarias gariepinus isolate MV-2021 ecotype Netherlands chromosome 12, CGAR_prim_01v2, whole genome shotgun sequence:
- the tmem209 gene encoding transmembrane protein 209, whose amino-acid sequence MQAMTPQKEGTTSLIDKTIRMRREEQERQVLLAWAVLNFSLAGMIYTEMSGKLLSRYYNITYWPIWYIELALASLFSLNAVFDFWKYFKYTMAPSSIALSPKQHRLLGLHNTGIQASPPQKPEKKESPVASQSSPLQGQNVLSFSPARPPSTSPKFSPSCVSAYSPPLSSPSSPGSGRNFSPSVAYGKVLNYSPSTSSSSYPSSLGPAESTSLRTRYRTSPSVFSSPGGKEDYMDDLKSLEKFLRSEEERNHRSHLGSPESTSPSHSPTFWNYNRSVGDYAQSLRKFQYQPACRSQAPSAHKDETELGSKQAAEEVWARITTSRVVTDSIDSWTAKLRNWINDTILVHLVKEMDSINSQLRRMGCPELQIGEASIGNLKQAAVAKASAIPTLNTIVQYLDITSNQEYLVERIKELAHSGCMSSFRWNNGGNLKNRKWDTDLPTDSAVLMNILCTYLDSRLPPHPKYPDGKTFTSQHFIQTPNKPDLSNENLFCIHQSSINPPHYQLVYQGHVYSLPKGRNNLFHTILMFLYIIKTKESGMLGRVNLGLSGVNILWIFGE is encoded by the exons ATGCAAGCAATGACGCCGCAAAAAGAAGGCACGACCTCCCTTATTGACAAGACCATAAGGATGAGGAGAGAGGAACAGGAACGTCAGGTTCTCCTGGCCTGGGCAGTACTCAACTTCTCTCTGGCTGGAATGATTTACACAGAAAT GTCAGGAAAGCTGCTCAGTAGATACTATAACATAACTTACTGGCCAATCTGGTACATTG AGCTAGCCCTGGCCTCTCTGTTCAGCCTGAATGCTGTCTTTGATTTTTGGAAGTACTTTAAGTACACTATGGCACCTTCAAGCATCGCCCTCTCTCCTAAGCAACATCGACTTCTTGGCCTCCACAACACTG GTATTCAGGCATCTCCACCCCAAAAGCCAGAGAAGAAAGAGTCTCCGGTGGCTTCCCAGTCATCTCCTCTACAGGGACAAAACGTGCTCAGTTTCAGCCCTGCCCGGCCCCCCAGTACCAGTCCAAAGTTCTCCCCCAGCTGTGTGTCTGCATACAGCCCACCTCTGAGCAGCCCCTCTTCACCAGGCAGTGGCAGAAACTTTTCCCCTTCTGTGGCATATGGCAAG GTACTGAACTACAGTCCATCCACCAGCTCCTCTTCTTACCCCAGCAGCCTGGGTCCAGCAGAAAGCACCAGCCTAAGAACACGCTATCGTACTTCCCCTTCTGTCTTTAGTTCTCCTGGAGGGAAGGAGGATTACATGGATGACCTTAAGTCTTTAGAGAAATTTCTTCGCTCTGAGGAAGAGAGAAACCATCGCAGCCACCTGG GGAGTCCAGAGTCAACTTCTCCCTCACATAGTCCAACCTTCTGGAACTACAACCGCTCTGTGGGTGATTACGCTCAGAGCCTGAGGAAGTTCCAGTACCAACCAGCTTGTCGCTCACAGGCTCCCTCTGCCCACAAAGACGAAACTGAGCTGGGATCCAAACAAGCTGCTGAGGAG GTCTGGGCACGGATCACAACCAGTCGTGTGGTTACTGACAGCATTGACAGCTGGACTGCCAAACTAAGAAAC TGGATAAACGACACCATCCTGGTTCATCTGGTTAAAGAAATGGATTCTATCAACAGTCAGCTCAGGAGAATGGGCTGCCCGGAGTTACAGATAGGAG AGGCCAGTATTGGCAATCTGAAACAGGCAGCTGTAGCCAAAGCCTCCGCCATTCCCACCCTTAACACTATAGTGCAGTACCTGGACATCACATCCAACCAGGAGTATTTGGTAGAAAGAATCAAGG AGCTGGCCCACAGCGGCTGCATGAGCTCCTTTCGCTGGAATAATGGAGGGAACTTGAAGAATCGGAAATGGGACACAGACCTCCCGACTGATTCTGCT GTCCTCATGAATATTCTGTGCACCTATCTGGACTCAAGACTTCCTCCTCACCCGAAGTACCCAGATGGGAAAACCTTCACGTCTCAGCATTTCATTCAGACTCCAAACAAACCAG ATCTTTCCAATGAGAACCTCTTCTGCATTCACCAGAGCAGCATCAACCCACCTCACTATCAGCTTGTGTATCAAGGCCATGTCTACAGCCTGCCTAAG gGCAGAAACAATTTGTTTCATACAATCCTCATGTTCCTGTACATAATCAAAACCAAGGAGTCTGGGATGCTAGG GAGAGTTAACCTGGGGCTCTCGGGGGTCAACATCCTTTGGATATTTGGAGAGTAA